The following nucleotide sequence is from Paenibacillus odorifer.
TGGATTCGTATGTGGAGACTTCTTTTTTTAAGCAGCTTCATCAATTTCCTAGTGTACTTGCCGAATCACAAGCAGATATTGCTTTGATTGGTGTTTTACCTGAATTTCCTTCTACACAGTTCGGTTATATTCTGCCTGGTGAAGGGTCAGGGGTAGGAGGGACGTCTTTTTTAAATGTTGAGCAGTTTGCAGAGAAACCGAACGAATCGACAGCGGCTGAGTTCATTTCTCAGGGAGGACTGTGGAATTGCGGCGTGTTTTCCTGCTCATTAGGATATTTGCTATCAAGTATGAAGGAACGGAATCTTCCAGTAGATTACATGGAGTTTTTGGGGCATTATGATCAATTGCCAGAACGAAGCTTTGACTATGAGGTGCTGGAACACACACGGTGTGCGGTAGTGATCCCCTATATTGGGGTATGGGCGGATATTGGCAGCTGGGATGCGCTTGTTCCCCATTTGCAAGGAACGGTGATTGGCGAGGGGAGTATCTCAGAGGATTCAAAAGGTACCCATTTGATCAACGAACTCTCTTGTCCTGTGCATATCATCGGCGCTCCTGGTTTAATCGTGGCGGCAGGGCCAGATGGTATATTGGTAGCTGGGATAGAGCAGGCAAAACGAATTAAGCAGAAGCTGGAGGGCCATGCGGCGAAGCCGATGATTGAAGAAAAACGCTGGGGCACCTCACGCATTTTGGACTTCTCTCGCACGGCAGCAGGTATTGAGGTTACGACCTCCAAAATAACCATTTTGGCAGGTGAGCACACCAGTTACCATTTTCATCAACATACTAAAGAAGTTTGGTCTTTTCTTTCTGGAAATGGAGAATACCGGATGAATGGTCAT
It contains:
- a CDS encoding sugar phosphate nucleotidyltransferase; this encodes MQIVLLSGGSGKRLWPLSNEIRSKAFLRLLPTEAGGVESMIERVCRGLEEVGLLDSSCIVTHRSQVEITRKSVGAQVPLLAEPQKRGTFTAVALAASYLHSVKGMDSKEIVVVIPVDSYVETSFFKQLHQFPSVLAESQADIALIGVLPEFPSTQFGYILPGEGSGVGGTSFLNVEQFAEKPNESTAAEFISQGGLWNCGVFSCSLGYLLSSMKERNLPVDYMEFLGHYDQLPERSFDYEVLEHTRCAVVIPYIGVWADIGSWDALVPHLQGTVIGEGSISEDSKGTHLINELSCPVHIIGAPGLIVAAGPDGILVAGIEQAKRIKQKLEGHAAKPMIEEKRWGTSRILDFSRTAAGIEVTTSKITILAGEHTSYHFHQHTKEVWSFLSGNGEYRMNGHLHTVAAGDTVTVPAGTKHGLRAITALELIIIELLEFPEVDDYVRVSAEWEGEDSFLDDLG